The Maniola hyperantus chromosome 19, iAphHyp1.2, whole genome shotgun sequence genome has a window encoding:
- the LOC117991009 gene encoding mitochondrial 2-oxoglutarate/malate carrier protein-like has protein sequence MAQQVAVPPKERYIPNGLKFAFGGLAGMAATCVVQPLDLIKTRMQLSGGGRTSFAVAGEIIAREGFFSLYTGLSAGLLRQATYTTTRLGIYNLLFDAYKERNEGAAPGFAVKMFLGVAAGSVGAFVGTPAEVALIRMTADGRLPKEQRRNYKNVMDALVRIVREEGVLKLWRGAMPTVGRAMVVNAAQLSTYSQAREMFVGYVPDGITLHFCASMVSGLVTTIASMPVDIIKTRIQNAAKGQSQLTVVTSLLKNEGVFSLWKGFLPYYARLGPHTVLTFIFLEQMNSAYFKYT, from the exons ATGGCTCAACAGGTAGCGGTGCCGCCTAAGGAACGATACATCCCCAATGGGCTCAAGTTTGCCTTCGGTGGACTTGCCGG AATGGCAGCCACATGTGTAGTCCAGCCattggatttaataaaaactcggATGCAGTTGAGTGGTGGTGGCCGCACATCCTTCGCAGTGGCCGGGGAGATCATTGCCAGGGAGGGGTTCTTCTCTTTGTACACAGGGCTTTCCGCAGGGCTGCTCAGACAGGCTACATACACTACCACACGACTTGGGATCTATAATCTACTGTTTGATGCATATAAAGA ACGCAATGAGGGCGCTGCACCAGGATTTGCCGTCAAAATGTTCTTGGGTGTCGCAGCCGGTTCCGTAGGTGCCTTCGTGGGCACACCTGCGGAG GTTGCGTTAATCCGAATGACAGCCGACGGTAGACTACCAAAGGAACAACGTAGAAACTACAAAAACGTTATGGACGCACTGGTCAG GATAGTACGCGAGGAAGGTGTGTTAAAGTTATGGCGTGGGGCCATGCCCACTGTTGGGCGCGCGATGGTGGTTAACGCGGCACAGCTGAGCACATACTCACAG GCTAGGGAAATGTTCGTGGGATACGTGCCCGACGGCATCACGCTGCACTTCTGTGCGTCCATGGTGTCTGGCCTCGTCACCACCATCGCCTCCATGCCTGTAGACATCATCAAGACACG aatccaAAACGCAGCTAAGGGTCAATCTCAACTGACGGTAGTGACCAGCCTCCTCAAGAATGAGGGCGTGTTCTCTCTATGGAAAGGGTTCTTGCCGTACTACGCGCGCCTCGGGCCCCACACTGTGCTCACGTTCATCTTCCTCGAGCAGATGAACTCCGCGTACTTCAAGTACACGTAG